The proteins below are encoded in one region of Silene latifolia isolate original U9 population chromosome 2, ASM4854445v1, whole genome shotgun sequence:
- the LOC141640857 gene encoding uncharacterized protein LOC141640857, translating to MGKLVDWIYTKSDRLWIRWVHDVYLKDKDWYDYAPKSDATWVWKQICKVKEKLKDGFVDGVWLSHPKGYSIRRGYEWLKPIQAPQPWQSIVWNNWNIPKHSLISWLMLQGGMNTKAKLHNFGYCSDDRCILCESMPETIDHLFSSCVYSRKVKQLLENWIGTNLLTVSHLAASVTNSVQWKAMAVILNAYHYAIWAQRNNARVNYCLLRPEGVVKQIEEAVRGRIKFKLGQELAMARIDSLNFLGI from the coding sequence ATGGGTAAGTTGGTTGATTGGATCTATACAAAGTCAGATAGGCTCTGGATCAGATGGGTGCATGATGTTTACTTGAAAGACAAAGACTGGTATGACTATGCCCCTAAATCTGATGCAACATGGGTCTGGAAACAAATCTGCAAAGTCAAGGAAAAATTAAAAGATGGTTTTGTGGATGGTGTTTGGCTCTCTCATCCTAAAGGATATTCCATTAGAAGAGGCTATGAGTGGCTCAAACCTATCCAAGCTCCTCAACCTTGGCAGTCCATTGTGTGGAACAACTGGAACATTCCCAAGCATTCGCTAATTTCCTGGTTAATGCTACAGGGGGGGATGAATACTAAGGCAAAGCTGCATAATTTTGGATACTGTTCTGATGACAGGTGTATTCTCTGTGAAAGTATGCCTGAAACCATTGATCACTTGTTCTCTAGCTGTGTGTACAGCCGCAAAGTCAAGCAACTTCTTGAGAATTGGATTGGAACAAATCTGCTTACTGTTAGTCATTTGGCTGCAAGTGTTACTAATTCTGTCCAGTGGAAAGCCATGGCCGTTATTCTGAACGCATACCACTATGCTATATGGGCTCAAAGGAACAATGCTCGCGTAAACTATTGTCTCCTCAGACCTGAGGGAGTAGTGAAACAGATAGAAGAAGCAGTACGGGGGAGGATCAAGTTCAAACTTGGTCAGGAGCTAGCTATGGCTAGGATAGATAGTCTGAATTTCTTAGGAATTTAG